A window of Cryptomeria japonica chromosome 3, Sugi_1.0, whole genome shotgun sequence contains these coding sequences:
- the LOC131874367 gene encoding uncharacterized protein LOC131874367, whose protein sequence is MLFADASACITINGRQSSAFGLFRSIQQGCPLAPSLYVLAAEGFGISLPNSQLQLLNGHFADDSFLTLLEEEETIREALKCLNIFCLASGSAIQWHKTLCYRQSILPCPALLQPYGWKWIGPGETFHFLGIPFAFQASPAELWQVVLARVEKKLAYWVTKPLSLVGKFQICSKVLAATHVYYSSCWLPSKVAYSKLEKLLQDFLWASSNTHHGFHRVTWDLCCLPRDSRGLGLLSTQRQGIALCVKWVIRTLTGDEAWKIVLRHCIQFGFPDNRPAWKGIGL, encoded by the exons ATGCTCTTTGCGGATGCCTCGGCTTGTATCACCATCAATGGTCGACAGTCTTCAGCCTTTGGCCTCTTCCGCTCTATTCAGCAGGGTTGCCCTTTAGCTCCCTCACTGTATGTGCTTGCCGCTGAAGGGTTTG GCATTTCATTGCCTAATTCTCAGTTGCAATTACTCAATGGGCACTTTGCGGATGACTCTTTTCTCACtctcttggaggaagaggagactATTCGTGAGGCGCTCAAGTGCCTCAATATATTTTGTCTTGCTTCAGGCTCCGCCATTCAGTGGCACAAGACGCTTTGTTACCGGCAGTCTATTCTGCCTTGTCCTGCTTTGCTGCAACCCTATGGCTGGAAGTGGATTGGGCCAGGCGAAACTTTCCACTTTTtgggcattccttttgcctttcaAGCCTCCCCAGCGGAGCTTTGGCAGGTTGTGCTTGCTCGGGTGGAGAAAAAACTGGCTTATTGGGTCACCAAGCCTTTGTCTTTGGTGGGGAAGTTCCAGATTTGTTCTAAAGTTCTAGCCGCTACTCATGTTTATTATTCCTCTTGCTGGCTGCCTTCTAAAGTTGCTTATAGCAAGCTTGAAAAATTACTTCAGGACTTTCTTTGGGCTTCCTCTAATACCCACCATGGATTCCATCGTGTCACCTGGGATTTATGTTGTCTCCCTAGGGACTCTAGAGGCTTGGGTTTGTTGTCCACCCAGAGACAAGGAATTGCCTTATGTGTCAAATGGGTTATTCGCACCCTTACGGGTGATGAGGCTTGGAAAATTGTTCTTCGCCACTGCATTCAGTTTGGTTTCCCTGACAACAGACCGGCCTGGAAAGGAATTGGCCTCTAG